CGCTCAAGGGCCCGACCCTCACCATCCGGAAGTTCTCCAAGGACCCGCTCCAGGTCGCCGACCTGGTGCGCTTCGGCACCGCCACCGAGGCCATGATGGAGTTCACCCGCGCCTGCGTCTCGGCGCGGCTCAACGTCGTGGTGAGCGGGGGCACCGGCTCCGGAAAGACGACCACCCTGAACATCCTCAGCTCCTTCATCCCCGACGACGAGCGCATCGTCACCATCGAGGACGCCGCCGAGCTGCAGCTCCGCCAGGAGCACGTGGTCACCCTCGAGACCCGCCCCGCCAACGTCGAGGGTCGCGGCTCGGTGGGCATCCGCGAGCTGGTCATCAACAGCCTCCGGATGCGCCCCGACCGCATCGTCGTCGGCGAGTGTCGCGGCGGCGAGGCCCTGGACATGCTCCAGGCGATGAACACCGGTCACGACGGCTCGCTGACCACCGTGCACGCCAACACCCCGTCCGACGTGCTCTCCCGCCTCGAGACCATGGTGCTGATGGCCGGCGCCGAGCTGCCCTCGCGGGCGATCCGCGAGCAGATCGCGTCGGCGGTCAACCTGATCGTCCACCAGATGCGGCTCCGCGACGGCAGCCGCAGGATCGTGAACATCACGGAGGTGCTGGACTTCGACGGCGATCGTGTCGAGGTCCAGGACATCTTCGTCTTCCGCCAGACCGGGGTCGACGAGGATGGGCGCGTCCTCGGCTACCTCACCCCCACCGGCGTGCTGCCGCGCTGCCTCGAGCAGCTGGCCGCGGCCGGCGAGAACATCGACCCATCCATCTTCACCCCGCTCCGCCCGGCGGTGGTGGGAGGTTCTGCATGACCGCCCTCACGCTGCCGGCGGACCTGCCCACGGTTGCCGGCTTCAACATCGGCTCCCTCCTGCTGGCGGTGATCGCCGGGATGGCGGTGATGCTGGTGGTGTTCGGACTCTCCTCCGCCAAGGGCGGCGACGTCGACGACATCACTCGCCGCCTGGAGCGCTACGCCGAGATCGGTGACCCGGTGGAGGCGCGCGAGCGCAAGCCGGTGAGCCCCCGTGAGCTCCTCGACCGCTTCACCGACTCCCTCAACACGGTGATGGCGCGCTCCGCCCGCACCGGCAAGCTCACCGAGGACCTGGCCCGTGCCGACCTCAAGCTGAAGTCGTCCGAGTGGGTGCTCGGCGTCATCGGCGCCGGCGTCCTCGTCGGGCTGCTGGCGACGCTCCGCTTCGGCACCCCGGTCGCCTTCCTGCCCTGCCCGGTGGTGGTGTGGTTCATCAGCGGCTTCGTGCTGCGCTTCCTCCAGGCGCGCCGCCGGAAGCAGTTCGACAAGCAGCTCGGCGACACCATCATCCTGCTCAGCAACGCGCTCAAGGCGGGCTTCTCGTTCGCCCAGGCGGTGTCGACGGTGACCAAGTCGGCGAGGCCGCCGATCGCCGACGAGTTCAGCCGCGCCACCCGCGAGATGGCGCTCGGTATCAGCGTCGACGACGCCCTCAACCACATGGTCAAGCGCAACGTGTCCGAGGACTTCGACCTCATGGTCACCGCGGTGCAGATCCACCGCGTGGTCGGCGGCAACCTCGCCGAGATCCTCGACACCATCGCCCACACCATCCGCGAGCGGGTCCGCATCAAGGGTGAGATCAGCAGCCTCACCGCTCAGGCCCGCGCCTCGGGATGGATCATCACCGTCCTCCCGCTCGCGCTGGCGGGGATGCTCTGTGTCATCTCGCCCGACTACTTCAACCCGATGTTCCACCAGACACTGGGGATCGTGATGCTCGCCATCGGCGGCTTCTCCATGGCGGTCGGCTTCGCGCTGATCCAGAAGATCGTGAAGATCGAGGTCTGATCCAATGTCGAGCAGCATCCTCAGCATCGCCCTCGCCCTGGCCGTCGCCTTCGGCGTCTTCCTGATCTTCCAGGGGCTCAGCCGGCCCCAGACCGACCTGCTCGAGACCCGCCTCGCGCAGTTCGGCGACCACGACCTCAGCCTCGCGGAGATGGAGCTGTCGCTTCCCTTCGGCGAGCGCTTCCTCCGCCCCATCCTCGACCGGATGGGGGGGTTCATCACCTCGCGCACACCGGCCAACCGCACCCAGGCCCTGCAGGACAAGATCAACCTCGCCGGGCGGCCGCTCAACCTCAGCCCGGGCAGCCTGCTCACCATGCAGCTGCTCTCGCTGCTGGTGATGACCGCGGCCGGGTTCGGGGTCGTCAGCCTGATGGGGCTCGAGGGCTCGCTGATGATCCTCGGCCCCGCCGGCGGCGGCGTGCTCGGCTACCTGGTGCCCTCGATCTGGCTCGACCGCAAGGTCAAGGCGCGCCAGAAGGAGATCCGGGTGGCGCTGCCGAACGCGCTCGATCTGCTCACCATCAGCGTGGAGGCCGGCCTCGGCTTCGACGCCGCCATCAGCCGGGTCACCGAGAAGTACCACAACGCCCTCGC
The genomic region above belongs to Candidatus Dormiibacterota bacterium and contains:
- a CDS encoding CpaF family protein, which translates into the protein MSLLDRVQRQQQEAATPTLPAPGPAANRPAPAAPPARPAAPAAPPVPDPGGARPGSPLLARTGMQRAVLGRPSAIQQQYQMLRGLIHSRLVEEMIDADNSSHEAVVAKLGELVSEVAAEQSLSLTRQDRQRLVEALTNDVLGLGPLESLLADPDVTEVMVNGPKHVFVEQRGRITRSSVTFESNEQLMQVIDRIVSSIGRRVDESSPMVDARLKDGSRVNVIIPPLALKGPTLTIRKFSKDPLQVADLVRFGTATEAMMEFTRACVSARLNVVVSGGTGSGKTTTLNILSSFIPDDERIVTIEDAAELQLRQEHVVTLETRPANVEGRGSVGIRELVINSLRMRPDRIVVGECRGGEALDMLQAMNTGHDGSLTTVHANTPSDVLSRLETMVLMAGAELPSRAIREQIASAVNLIVHQMRLRDGSRRIVNITEVLDFDGDRVEVQDIFVFRQTGVDEDGRVLGYLTPTGVLPRCLEQLAAAGENIDPSIFTPLRPAVVGGSA
- a CDS encoding type II secretion system F family protein — translated: MTALTLPADLPTVAGFNIGSLLLAVIAGMAVMLVVFGLSSAKGGDVDDITRRLERYAEIGDPVEARERKPVSPRELLDRFTDSLNTVMARSARTGKLTEDLARADLKLKSSEWVLGVIGAGVLVGLLATLRFGTPVAFLPCPVVVWFISGFVLRFLQARRRKQFDKQLGDTIILLSNALKAGFSFAQAVSTVTKSARPPIADEFSRATREMALGISVDDALNHMVKRNVSEDFDLMVTAVQIHRVVGGNLAEILDTIAHTIRERVRIKGEISSLTAQARASGWIITVLPLALAGMLCVISPDYFNPMFHQTLGIVMLAIGGFSMAVGFALIQKIVKIEV
- a CDS encoding type II secretion system F family protein, whose translation is MSSSILSIALALAVAFGVFLIFQGLSRPQTDLLETRLAQFGDHDLSLAEMELSLPFGERFLRPILDRMGGFITSRTPANRTQALQDKINLAGRPLNLSPGSLLTMQLLSLLVMTAAGFGVVSLMGLEGSLMILGPAGGGVLGYLVPSIWLDRKVKARQKEIRVALPNALDLLTISVEAGLGFDAAISRVTEKYHNALALEFTQVLNEARLGRPRMEALEEMARRNRVDELSNFIQAVVQSDQLGVGIAQVLRIQSEEMRRRRRQRAEEMGAKAPLKMLFPMVGCIFPALFIVLLGPAVIQVYLQFSTTGH